A window of Fragaria vesca subsp. vesca linkage group LG7, FraVesHawaii_1.0, whole genome shotgun sequence contains these coding sequences:
- the LOC101299231 gene encoding pentatricopeptide repeat-containing protein At1g77360, mitochondrial-like: MSRSKRHRDYPDQPEPGPESGKKHQHSNSEPTFPSYLDSGKPLPPKIKLLCAIVAEIHCLSVEETLNDTGIRVSQHDVEEVLKLSYAFPGPALKFFRWSGRQLNEHHSPYAWNLVVDLLGKNCFFDAMWDAIKSMNKERLLSLATFASVFSSYVVADKTPEAIMTFEVMDQYGVARDIVAFNSLLSAICRDGKTSDAFDFYYIAKDKIRPDADTYAILLEGWESEGNVASATKVLDEMVSQIGWDPTNVPAYDSYLNTLLKGNNGICVALDFFDTLKAKRCYPGVKFFRLALDECVNEGNVGGAEALWEAMVGGLGLQADTSMYNLMISLHCHGNNISVAKRMLDEMVYNGAFPNSQTYNMVFKMLIKNRKLQEAGALFTEMIKNECILDQVNCTAAVRIYLDLGDPYFAIKVWKFMIENYHSGLEETGNFLVLGLRDMNRVPEAVKYAEDMILRGIKLSSSSMSKLKDSLVRAKKEYMYVDLASTMNTVG, translated from the coding sequence AGCAGGAGCAAGCGACACCGTGATTACCCTGATCAACCCGAACCCGGACCCGAATCTGGGAAGAAACACCAGCATTCCAATTCGGAGCCGACCTTTCCGTCATACCTGGACTCTGGGAAACCCCTGCCTCCCAAAATCAAGCTGCTGTGTGCAATTGTGGCCGAAATCCACTGCCTCTCGGTGGAAGAGACCTTAAACGACACCGGTATTCGGGTGAGCCAACATGACGTGGAAGAGGTCCTCAAGCTCTCCTACGCTTTCCCGGGTCCCGCCCTCAAGTTCTTCCGCTGGTCTGGTCGTCAGCTCAACGAGCACCACTCTCCCTATGCTTGGAATTTGGTTGTTGATCTGTTGGGTAAGAATTGCTTCTTTGATGCCATGTGGGACGCCATCAAGTCCATGAACAAAGAAAGGTTACTCTCTTTGGCCACTTTTGCTTCTGTTTTTAGTAGTTATGTGGTTGCCGATAAAACCCCTGAGGCTATCATGACCTTTGAGGTTATGGACCAATATGGTGTTGCTAGAGATATTGTGGCGTTCAATTCTCTCTTGAGTGCCATCTGTAGAGATGGCAAGACCTCCGATGCCTTTGATTTTTACTACATTGCTAAGGATAAGATCAGGCCGGACGCTGATACTTATGCCATCCTGTTGGAGGGGTGGGAGAGCGAAGGCAATGTTGCCTCTGCCACCAAGGTTTTGGATGAGATGGTGAGTCAGATTGGTTGGGATCCCACCAATGTGCCCGCCTACGATTCATATTTGAATACTCTGCTCAAGGGGAATAATGGGATTTGCGTGGCGCTGGACTTTTTTGACACCTTGAAAGCTAAGAGGTGTTATCCGGGGGTTAAGTTTTTCAGGCTTGCACTTGATGAGTGTGTCAACGAAGGCAATGTTGGTGGAGCTGAGGCTCTTTGGGAGGCAATGGTAGGGGGACTTGGTTTGCAAGCTGATACCAGTATGTATAATTTGATGATTTCTTTGCATTGCCATGGAAACAATATTAGTGTAGCAAAAAGGATGCTGGATGAGATGGTCTACAATGGGGCATTCCCAAATTCGCAGACATATAACATGGTGTTTAAGATGCTCATTAAGAATAGGAAGTTACAGGAGGCTGGGGCTTTGTTCACTGAGATGATTAAAAATGAGTGTATTCTGGACCAGGTTAATTGTACTGCTGCAGTCAGGATATACTTGGATTTGGGGGACCCTTATTTTGCTATAAAAGTCTGGAAATTTATGATAGAAAATTACCATTCTGGCTTGGAGGAAACTGGGAATTTTTTGGTTCTAGGACTTCGCGATATGAACAGGGTCCCAGAAGCAGTCAAGTATGCAGAGGATATGATCCTAAGAGGAATCAAGTTGAGTTCTTCTTCAATGTCGAAACTCAAAGACAGCCTTGTCCGAGCAAAGAAGGAATACATGTATGTTGATCTTGCATCAACCATGAACACTGTTGGGTAG